A single Hippocampus zosterae strain Florida chromosome 1, ASM2543408v3, whole genome shotgun sequence DNA region contains:
- the il12ba gene encoding interleukin 12Ba — MNFIDFILTCAFLHVGYQNPLSSWTLQPNVLVVKVNGSPSQQALKCLHTAEGLTNGDDKDILWKKNGKEEKQRGNSYMVQLEESLGGGRYSCYSANGSLLNHTVVLIQEDTTRRKILMKTDQEEYLKCSTQNFEGAFRCSWTWHRTRVGKVAMIRAGRGRDVECSVDASGQRWTCSSGQGQISCSVEGTGDGISCVDKRHCAFAEEKQRIFLTVYVKTERFLVESYSKHFYLSEIVKPDKVKIRRVNASMIEVTYPGSWSSPLSYFPLTIQVTQRPRGCKNCDNPCEDLTAAETVTVNSSSTCRFEVKSEFKTICVRAKDALCNSQWSDWSHLSTD, encoded by the exons ATGAATTTCATTGATTTCATCCTTACGTGTGCATTTCTTCATGTGGGCTATCAAAACCCTCTGAGCTCCTGGACTCTTCAACCTAACG TTTTGGTTGTGAAAGTCAACGGATCGCCGAGTCAACAAGCCCTCAAGTGCCTGCACACGGCAGAGGGATTAACGAATGGCGATGACAAGGATATATTATGGAAGAAGAACGGCAAAGAAGAGAAACAGAGGGGTAATTCATACATGGTGCAGCTAGAGGAGAGTTTAGGAGGAGGCCGCTACAGCTGCTACAGCGCAAACGGATCTCTTCTCAATCACACTGTTGTCCTAATTCAAGAGGACACCACCAGAAGGAAGATTCTGATGAAAACTGACCAGg AGGAGTATTTAAAGTGCTCAACCCAAAATTTCGAGGGAGCATTCCGATGCTCTTGGACTTGGCACAGGACCCGCGTTGGAAAAGTAGCAATGATCAGAGCAGGACG AGGCAGAGATGTTGAGTGTTCTGTGGACGCCAGTGGGCAACGATGGACATGCTCCTCTGGTCAAGGTCAAATCAGCTGCTCGGTGGAAGGCACAGGAGATGGGATCTCCTGTGTGGACAAGCGGCACTGCGCATTTGCAGAGGAGAAACAGCGTATCTTCTTGACGGTCTACGTTAAGACAGAACGTTTCCTGGTGGAGAGCTACTCCAAACACTTCTACTTATCTGAAATTG TGAAGCCTGACAAAGTGAAGATCAGGAGAGTCAACGCATCGATGATAGAAGTGACTTACCCGGGTTCCTGGAGCAGTCCTTTATCTTACTTCCCACTCACTATCCAGGTTACGCAGAGGCCACGCGGGTGCAAAAACTGTGACAACCCCTGCGAAGACTTAACCGCTGCGGAG ACTGTGACAGTGAACTCCTCAAGCACTTGTCGATTTGAGGTCAAGTCCGAGTTTAAGACTATCTGTGTCCGAGCTAAGGATGCCCTCTGCAACTCGCAATGGAGTGACTGGAGCCACCTCAG CACAGACTGA